A stretch of DNA from Candidatus Methylomirabilota bacterium:
AGTCGCGCGCCTCCGGATCTGCGCCCACCGACGGCGCCAGGCGGGCGATCCGCGCCCCGCTCCGCGCGGCCACCTGCTCGACGAGCGAGGCGCTGGCATAGGGTTCGGCGATGAGCACGCGCACCTGCGCCTGCTTCATCTGGCCGATGAGGGAGGCCAGATGCGCGGGCGAGGCCGGCACGCCGGGGGTCGGCTCGACGGCCGCCACGATCTGAAGACCAAAGCGCTTGGCGAAGTACGGCCAGCTCTCGTGGACGACCACGATCTTGGCGCCGCGGTGGGGAGCGAGGGCGGCGCGCCAGCGCGCGAGGCCGGCGTCGAGACGCTTGAGGAACTCGGCGCGACGGGCCTCGAAGCCGGCCCGGTCCTCCGGGGCCAGTCGCCCGAGCGCCGCGACCATGGCCGCAGTGATGGGCCGCGCATTCTCCGGATCCAGCCAGTAGTGCGTGTTGCCGAATCCGTGGACGTGCTCGCCCCGCTCGGGGCGGACGCGCGCGGTCTCGGTCTGGAGGAGCGCGATGCCCTTGGAGCAGTCGAGGTCCGCGGGCGGCACGCGGCGGTTGCGAAGAGTTCGCAGGGCGGGGGCAAGCCACGGCTCGTGGTCGAGGCCGACCCGCACGACGAGCGCCGCACCTTGAAGAGCGGCCAGCCGTCCCGGCGTCACCTCGACGGTATGAGGGTCCTGGCCGGGCGAAGCCAGCGCCTCCACCCGTACACGGTCGCCGCCCACTTCCTCGAGGAGCGCCTTGAGGTCCGTGGAGGTGGCCACGACGGCAAGCGCGCCGCCGCCCCACGCGGGAGTGGCGGTCCACCACGTGGCCGCGGCGGCCCAGAAAACGAGCGCGGCGCCGAGGAGCGCCCGCTGCACTGAAGCTACTTCTTGGCGGTGAAGATCGATTTCGGAATCATGCAGTGCACGCCCTTGCGGACGTTCACCACCTGGGTTACCACGCAGTTCGTCGTTATGGACGCCAACGAGTAAGCCTCGTAACGGTCGAGGGTGACCAGCTTCTGCTTCAACAGGAAGTCGACCATCTCGCGCGCGGCGGCAACCATCGCCTTGTTCAGGTCCTCGTCGTACCCCATGAGGATCCAATGGGTCTTGGTCTCGAGCCGGGGCCATTCCAGCTTCATGTCCTTGCGGACGATGAGCTGCATGACGATCTCCCGGTATGCGCACTCAAGCGCGGTCAGATTCAGTTCGGTACCTTGCCGGCAGTGCGCATCACCCACCCAGACAAGCCCTCCTTTGAGGAAGATGGGG
This window harbors:
- a CDS encoding metal ABC transporter substrate-binding protein; translated protein: MQRALLGAALVFWAAAATWWTATPAWGGGALAVVATSTDLKALLEEVGGDRVRVEALASPGQDPHTVEVTPGRLAALQGAALVVRVGLDHEPWLAPALRTLRNRRVPPADLDCSKGIALLQTETARVRPERGEHVHGFGNTHYWLDPENARPITAAMVAALGRLAPEDRAGFEARRAEFLKRLDAGLARWRAALAPHRGAKIVVVHESWPYFAKRFGLQIVAAVEPTPGVPASPAHLASLIGQMKQAQVRVLIAEPYASASLVEQVAARSGARIARLAPSVGADPEARDYIGLFDLDVKRLLEALTAR